From the Campylobacter volucris genome, the window AACTACAGAAAATTTAACCTCTGTATCAATGCTATAGTTGTAATACTTAGCATTAATTTTTTTTACAATATAAGGTGTTAAAAAAGATATAATCAGCATAGACATGAAAACAGAAGCAAAAATAATGATAAAAAAACCACCTATAGCACTTAAAAATGCTAAGGAAAACTGAACTATGCTAAAACTAAAAAACCAAGCAAACCAAGAATTGCTTGTAAAAGAATCTAAATAAGAAAAAAATGCATCATAAGTAAAATATACACATAAGCTTAAAAGTATTACACTAAAAAACAAAGGCAAAAAAGAAAATTTTAAAAATGGTTTGCTAAGAAAATCTTGCAAACTAAGATAAAATATACTCATTTTATATTTTTATAGACTTCTTGGAGTTT encodes:
- a CDS encoding EI24 domain-containing protein — translated: MSIFYLSLQDFLSKPFLKFSFLPLFFSVILLSLCVYFTYDAFFSYLDSFTSNSWFAWFFSFSIVQFSLAFLSAIGGFFIIIFASVFMSMLIISFLTPYIVKKINAKYYNYSIDTEVKFSVVLFKIFKILIIGSILFILATILLIIPFVSIFIYYGVFYYLFHKFLILDVSSCVLDEEKFQTFFENSSPLYFKITTFVFFMLSSIPLLGLFLQVFYVIFLSHMFYQKTLSLQAKNYA